One Mugil cephalus isolate CIBA_MC_2020 chromosome 12, CIBA_Mcephalus_1.1, whole genome shotgun sequence DNA segment encodes these proteins:
- the LOC125018115 gene encoding B- and T-lymphocyte attenuator-like, with product MSSLMDRLSYLVIFLCFTCIRTSGTGEDLISSCEVEIFVRRRTTWFTAPGQSVSLSCPVQHCGERVNITWCKVTNMTCERINKSKNVEIRQNRVGDDQLVSYLRFKEISVSDGGLYRCGLMGKQSPIGHAINISVSDSYESVKTNFNSDNNPAESLSADPGGAAKWVPYFVICFSVILLVATLSLIVMLRFHKWNQKLTCNSTKGKETSTKMIPDLPRWSAHPSPVPQTHLSVPNDIYFSSAAGTPSFAAAAKTQMKGQGSECEVYASIMLRPAGIPHIYPTINTMKQAKGTEYTAVNV from the exons ATGTCGAGCCTTATGGACAGACTGAGCTACCTGGTGATCTTTCTGTGCTTCACGTGTATCCGCACGTCGGGAACGGGCGAAG actTGATTTCTTCATGTGAAGTTGAGATTTTCGTCCGGAGACGCACAACATGGTTTACTGCTCCAGGACAAAGTGTGTCACTCAGCTGTCCGGTCCAACACTGTGGAGAACGTGTTAACATCACCTGGTGTAAAGTCACTAATATGACCTGTGAGCGGATCAATAAATCAAAGAATGTAGAAATAAGACAGAACCGTGTTGGGGACGACCAACTGGTCTCATATCTGAGATTCAAAGAGATTTCAGTTTCTGATGGCGGCCTCTACAGATGTGGTTTAATGGGAAAACAAAGTCCTATAGGTCATGCCATCAACATCTCAGTTTCAG actcatATGAGAGTGTTAAAACCAACTTTAACTCCGACAATAATCCCG CCGAATCACTGAGCGCTGACCCTGGCGGAGCTGCAAAGTGGGTGCCGTACTTTGTCATCTGCTTCAGCGTAATTCTCCTGGTTGCCACACTGTCACTGATAGTCATGCTGAGGTTTCATAAGTGGAATC AAAAGCTGACCTGCAATAGCACGAAGGGAAAG GAGACGTCCACTAAGATGATACCAGACCTCCCCAGGTGGAGCGCTCACCCCTCTCCCGTCCCGCAGACGCACTTATCCGTCCCAAACGACATCTACTTTTCGAGCGCTGCAGGAACCCCTTCCTTCGCCGCCGCTGCCAAAACGCAAATGAAAGGTCAAGGGTCAGAGTGCGAGGTGTACGCCAGCATCATGCTCAGGCCGGCTGGAATCCCGCATATTTATCCTACGATAAACACGATGAAGCAAGCTAAAGGCACGGAGTACACTGCCGTCAATGTCTGA